From the Alloalcanivorax dieselolei B5 genome, one window contains:
- the smrA gene encoding DNA endonuclease SmrA: MNDHDDDLFRKEMTGVAPLKDDGRVRLSRPQPPSLAQQQRRAAATARAARDGNPLTLPEFVPEAGPHDIVGQKKNGVQEGVFRKLRLGKYETQAHLDLHRVRLLDAREQVFRFLQEAQVQGLRTVQISHGKGQHSERPGLLKSYVLHWLTEYPEVLAFHSAPQNQGGAGVTLALLKKSSDARQKNREFFYERSRAQR; this comes from the coding sequence ATGAACGACCATGACGACGATCTGTTTCGCAAAGAAATGACCGGTGTGGCACCGCTCAAGGACGACGGTCGCGTGCGCCTGAGCCGCCCTCAGCCCCCCAGCCTGGCCCAGCAGCAACGCCGCGCCGCCGCCACCGCCCGTGCCGCCCGGGACGGCAACCCCCTGACCTTGCCGGAATTCGTTCCGGAAGCCGGCCCCCACGACATCGTCGGGCAGAAGAAAAACGGCGTGCAGGAAGGGGTGTTCCGCAAATTGCGATTGGGCAAATACGAAACCCAGGCCCATCTGGACCTGCACCGGGTTCGTTTGCTCGATGCCCGCGAGCAGGTCTTCCGCTTTCTCCAGGAGGCACAGGTCCAGGGCTTGCGCACCGTGCAAATCAGCCATGGCAAAGGCCAGCACAGCGAGCGCCCCGGCCTGCTGAAAAGCTACGTACTGCACTGGCTCACCGAGTATCCGGAGGTGCTGGCCTTCCACAGCGCGCCGCAGAATCAGGGCGGCGCCGGCGTCACCCTGGCGCTGTTGAAGAAAAGCAGCGACGCGCGGCAGAAAAACCGGGAGTTTTTTTACGAGCGCAGCCGCGCACAGAGGTAG